In Callospermophilus lateralis isolate mCalLat2 chromosome 10, mCalLat2.hap1, whole genome shotgun sequence, a single genomic region encodes these proteins:
- the Manf gene encoding mesencephalic astrocyte-derived neurotrophic factor, with protein MWAMHGLAVALALSVLPGSGALRPGDCEVCISFLGRFYQDLKDRDVTFSPATIEKELIKFCREARGKENRLCYYIGATDDAATKIINEVSKPLAHHIPVEKICEKLKKKDSQICELKYDKQIDLSTVDLKKLRVKELKKILDDWGETCKGCAEKSDYIRKINELMPKYAPKAASARTDL; from the exons ATGTGGGCTATGCACGGGCTGGCGGTGGCGCTGGCCCTGAGCGTACTGCCAGGCAGCGGGGCGCTGCGGCCAGGCGACTGCGAAG tttgtatttcttttctgggAAGATTTTACCAGGACCTCAAAGATAGAGATGTCACATTCTCACCAGCCACTATTGAAAAAGAACTTATAAAGTTCTGCCGTGAAGCAAGAGGCAAAGAGAATCGGTTG TGTTACTACATAGGGGCCACAGATGATGCAGCCACCAAGATCATCAATGAGGTATCCAAGCCCCTGGCCCACCACATCCCTGTGGAGAAGATATGTGAGAAGCTAAAGAAGAAGGATAGCCAGATCTGTGAGCTAAAGTATG ACAAGCAAATCGACTTGAGCACAGTGGACCTGAAGAAGCTCCGAGTGAAAGAGCTGAAAAAGATCCTGGATGACTGGGGGGAGACTTGCAAAGGGTGTGCAGAAAAGTCTGACTACATCCGGAAGATAAATGAACTGATGCCTAAATATGCCCCCAAGGCAGCCAGTGCTCGGACTGATTTGTAG